ATGTTTTTACCTATCCGATTCACATGGTTTTTTCAAAGGTGAGCTCGATGGTGAAATCATCGCTGTCGGTAGTGCGGTGATTTACGACTCTCATTTTGCTTTTTGTGGTTTATACATAGTAAAAGAAGAGTTTCGCGGTAAAAATTATGGCTTTCCCCTTACCAAGGCGCGCTTAGATTATGTTGGTGATCGACTTGTTGGCCTTGATGGCGTGTTAGAAAAAATATCAACTTACGAAAAAATTGGCTACAAAAATGTTTACTGTAATGCTCGATTTGAACTTTTAGAGCCGATTAAACAAGAAATTCCAGAAAATTCAAATATTATAAATATTGCTAAAGTTCCATTACAACAATTACTTGATTACGATCGAGAATGCTTCCCTGCGTATCGAGAACAGTTTTTAAAATTTTGGATCAATCAAGCCGGTGCATTTTCCTATGCTTATATGGATAATAATCAACTACAAGGCTATATCGTCATGCGGCCTTGTTATCAAGGATATAAAATAGGTCCACTATTTGCAGATGATTTTGATCAAGCCGAAGCTTTATTTTTAGCCGCCTGCTCACAAGCTGAAAGTTTCCCTATTTATTTAGATATTCCCTTACCCAATGACGCTGCCAAAAAACTCGTTGATAAATATAAAATGAAACAAGTCTTTGCTACCAATCGTATGTATAAAAATGGCCAGCCTGATATTAATTTAAATAAAGTATTTGGAATCACAACGTTTGAGTTGGGGTGATAATGAAATGCAAGAAATAATTGAATTAGACTGCAATCAAGCTAGAGAGTTTTTCTTAAAGTCTAAAAGCTATTCCAAAATAGAACTCCCACCTTACTTTGACTTTTTCTATTGCTCTAAATAAAATTAATGATATGCTTTCCTCTAAAAGCATTAACAATCTAGCAGACTGTTACGCTTCCGAAATCAAGCCCCGCCATGTAAATACCAATCACAATATACTAATTAATAAAGATGGAAAATATACTTGGCGCTCCCTTTGCTTAATCCATCCATTACTTTATATTGACTTAGTCAGAGAGATTACGAAAGAAACCAACTGGTCACTCATACAGTCAAAATTCGACGACTTTAAAAGCAACCCAAAAATTACTTGTATGAGTTTACCTCAAGTTGAAATATTTGAGCCATATGGTATTGGCTCACGTATTGCATTTTGGCTAGAGCATGTTGAAAAAGAGTCAATTCGATCATCACTAGATTTTCAATTTATTCTTCATACTGACATTGCAAACTGCTACCCATCTATATACACACATTCAATTGCTTGGGCATTGCACGGTAAGGAGTTTGCAAAAAAACACAGAAGCTGTAAGAAGCTTCTTGGTAATAAAATTGATAAAAAAATAAGACAATTAAACTTTGATCAAACTAATGGAATTCCTCAAGGCTCAGTCCTGATGGACTTTATCGCTGAGATAGTTCTTGGTTGCCTTGATAGAATACTATCCAATAAATTAGATGATAGTGGAATTGGTAAGTATAAAATAATCAGGTACAGAGATGACTATCGAATTTTTTCAAATGACAGAGAAGAGCTTGCAAAAAATTTCTAATATATTGACACAAGCTATTGCAGATTTCGGATTCCAGCTCAACCCTACTAAAACAATACAGTCTAGCGATATTATATGCAGCTCGATTAAAAGTGATAAATTAAATTATATTCGATATAATCATTGTAAGCCATTAGAAGGAGACCTAGATAACCAACTATTATTTATAAAAATGTTTAGTAATGACTTTCCCAGTTCAGGTAAGGTAAAGGCCTTATTAAGTAATATCCTTACACAGATTGAAGAAAACAATGCACTATATAATGATCCCATTTTAACAATAAGTATTATTACTGATATTATCTCTAGATGTCCATCAAACTACCCAGTAGGTACAGCTATTTTAAGCCACCTCCTAAATGACTTTAATAACATAAGCAAACAAAAAGAAATAGCAAAAAAATATATAAAAAACTCACTAGCTCATCACTAAATACCAGCTATTTAGAAATATGGGTACAAAGAATCACGTATCACCTAAATGAAGATTTAGGCTTAAAAGAAAAACTTTGTAAAAGAATTAATAACGACAATAAAATAGAGCTGTGGAATTCAGACTGGCTAAATCATAAAGATCTAAAGAATGCTATTACAAATACAAGCATACATGATGCTGATAAGCTAAACCAATGTGGGCCGAGAGTCTCATCATCTGAAGTCAACCCCTTCTCCATTTATTAACCTTCTGAGAGGCTCGATAAAAAGCCCCTCAAAAGCTAATTACTCAACCACCTCACCCTGCGCCTGCAAATCCGCATGGTAGGAAGAACGCACCATCGGGCCACTAGCCGCATTGGTAAAGCCGATGCTTTCAGCAAATTCCTTATATTCAGCAAACTCGCTTGGGGTAACATAACGAGAAACTGGCATATGAAAACGTGAGGGTTGTAAATACTGGCCAACAGTTAGCATTTCTACGTCATGATCACGTAAATCTTGAATCACCTGCAGGACTTCTTCTTTGGTCTCACCAAGGCCGACCATAATGCCTGATTTCGTTGCGACATTTGGGTTACGTGCCTTGTATTTTTTAAGCAAGTCTAGCGACCATTGATAATCAGAACCTGGGCGTGCTTGGCGATATAAACGCGGCGCGGTTTCCAAGTTATGATTAAAGACATCGGGCGCTTCTGTGGTTAATACATCAATTGCTACGTCCATGCGACCACGAAAATCTGGGACTAGAATCTCAACACGGGTATTCGGGCACAATGTACGCACTTCACGCACACACTCGGCAAAATGATTTGAACCGCCATCACGCAAATCATCACGATCGACTGAAGTGATGACGACATATTTTAACTGCATCTCTTTAACTGATTCTGCTAAGTGCTTAGGCTCAGAGGCATCGAGTGCATCCGGACGACCGT
This genomic stretch from Piscirickettsia litoralis harbors:
- a CDS encoding RNA-directed DNA polymerase, producing MTFSIALNKINDMLSSKSINNLADCYASEIKPRHVNTNHNILINKDGKYTWRSLCLIHPLLYIDLVREITKETNWSLIQSKFDDFKSNPKITCMSLPQVEIFEPYGIGSRIAFWLEHVEKESIRSSLDFQFILHTDIANCYPSIYTHSIAWALHGKEFAKKHRSCKKLLGNKIDKKIRQLNFDQTNGIPQGSVLMDFIAEIVLGCLDRILSNKLDDSGIGKYKIIRYRDDYRIFSNDREELAKNF
- a CDS encoding GNAT family N-acetyltransferase, translating into MDNYVISTMTEAEVQIAIDWARKEGWNPGLNDAKCFYLSDSHGFFKGELDGEIIAVGSAVIYDSHFAFCGLYIVKEEFRGKNYGFPLTKARLDYVGDRLVGLDGVLEKISTYEKIGYKNVYCNARFELLEPIKQEIPENSNIINIAKVPLQQLLDYDRECFPAYREQFLKFWINQAGAFSYAYMDNNQLQGYIVMRPCYQGYKIGPLFADDFDQAEALFLAACSQAESFPIYLDIPLPNDAAKKLVDKYKMKQVFATNRMYKNGQPDINLNKVFGITTFELG
- the lipA gene encoding lipoyl synthase, with product MSEVKTKKDPYRKQRGEEKLARIPVKIEPTTERLPKPDWIRVKLPSNNKVAELKQRLRDRKLHSVCEEAACPNLPECFGHGTATFMIMGDKCTRRCSFCDVAHGRPDALDASEPKHLAESVKEMQLKYVVITSVDRDDLRDGGSNHFAECVREVRTLCPNTRVEILVPDFRGRMDVAIDVLTTEAPDVFNHNLETAPRLYRQARPGSDYQWSLDLLKKYKARNPNVATKSGIMVGLGETKEEVLQVIQDLRDHDVEMLTVGQYLQPSRFHMPVSRYVTPSEFAEYKEFAESIGFTNAASGPMVRSSYHADLQAQGEVVE